In Bacillus sp. (in: firmicutes), the genomic stretch TAAAATCAGCAATGACAACCTTTGCTCCTTCATTCGCAAAGCGCAGCACCGTTTGCCTTCCAATCCCATTCGCTCCACCTGTTATAATGGCAACCTTTCCGTTTAATCTCACTTGCCTCTCCCCCTACTCTAAGAAGTGGAAATTTTAACTTATAATTCCATTATATTAACATAGTGAAAAAATGTTTTTGTTTATACTTATTTGTATTTAAAATATATGTGTAAAATGCATCTATGTTTATTTCATATTGAATAATTTCCCAGTAATCCTCTCCGCCAAATTCGGAAAAAGGTTGTAAAGTACACTGCCAGCATTCATCCATCTAGGCAAATTTAATTCCCGTTTCGGGTGAATCATTAACTTCACAATTTGATTTGCAACAAAATCAGATTGAAGCATAAACCTTTTAACATTTTTCACATAGTTTCCTGATTTATCAGCAATCGTAAAAAAATTCGTTTCAATCGGGCCAGGATTAACCGCTGACACCTTAATATTTGGTTGTAAAAGCTCAAGCCGCAAGCTGTTCGTAAATCCCAAGACTGCATGTTTAGTTGCTGAATAACCGCTCGATTTCGGTGTAGCCAGCTTCCCTGCTTGGGAAGCAATATTAATAATATGACCACTGTTTCGTTCAAGCATAATAGGTAGCACTTCTTTTGTACAAGCAATCAAACCTAATACATTCACTTCAAACATTTGCTTAATTTCAGCAAAGCTAGCTTCCTGCAGTGCCTCAAACACTCCAAAGCCAGCATTATTCATTAAAATATCAATTTGACCAACTTTTTCATAAATATTTTTAAAAACGGTTGTTACTTGTTCAAAATCGCCCACATCAAGCTTATAGTATGGACAGTTTACAGCTGTTTTTTGATAAATGGTTTCACTTATTTTTGCTAATTTTTCCGTAGACCGGGCAAGCAAGATTGGCCTCGCCCCTTTTTCTGCTGCCAACATGGCTACTTTCTCACCAATGCCAGATGAAGCTCCAGTAATGACAATATTTTTGTTTGCTAATTGTTTTTCCATAGTATAATCTCCTATCAGACATCCTATTTTTTACAATATTATCATAGTAATGGAGAGGGTATCCAAAAATAAGCTATTGACATAAATTTTCAAAACTCGCATAATACTTAGAAAGTGATTAAATTGAATCGGCGTTGATAGGGACTAGTAGATGATGTAATCGCAAAAAGAGAGTGAAGTTCATAAGCTGAAAGACTTCATGGCTAGATGCACCTCGAACCTACCCTTGAGCTATTGGGGAAACCTAATCGGGTGGCTTACGATATGAGCCTTTTGAGAGGATAACAAGAAGCTTACCTGACTATTTTTCTTGTTATCAATGAAGGTGGTACCGCGGAGATCAGACCTTTCCGTCCTTTATTTTAGGACAGAAAGGTTTTTTTACAGGGGGAATTAATAATGAATAAAAAACTAACCTATACATTTATAGGAGCCGGCTCAATGGCAGAAGCCATGGTAGCGGGAATGCTAAAAAGCAAGCTTTTTGAAAAAAAACAAGTAATCGTCACAAACCGTTCAGAT encodes the following:
- a CDS encoding SDR family oxidoreductase, translated to MEKQLANKNIVITGASSGIGEKVAMLAAEKGARPILLARSTEKLAKISETIYQKTAVNCPYYKLDVGDFEQVTTVFKNIYEKVGQIDILMNNAGFGVFEALQEASFAEIKQMFEVNVLGLIACTKEVLPIMLERNSGHIINIASQAGKLATPKSSGYSATKHAVLGFTNSLRLELLQPNIKVSAVNPGPIETNFFTIADKSGNYVKNVKRFMLQSDFVANQIVKLMIHPKRELNLPRWMNAGSVLYNLFPNLAERITGKLFNMK